A section of the Drosophila willistoni isolate 14030-0811.24 chromosome XR unlocalized genomic scaffold, UCI_dwil_1.1 Seg106, whole genome shotgun sequence genome encodes:
- the LOC124460607 gene encoding uncharacterized protein LOC124460607 → MQAINKNFQATNSNASKLLTDLVFGINSLKSKIISPEDIVDVLNTDFKGHVKRDLPLGYAFEMLLKKIKENISDEIEMEIRFRCTEFIISLIDELRKRLPENYQILKQIDIFSVDKILNAKKGSVIQILNLFKLPVTQIEELILQYNTIHLLKWENTDCTLKFWAEANNYVDSGGNHRFKSLATFVLSLLSLPWSNAEVERVFSQMNIVKSKLRNSMNIDTLNSILHIRYGLRRSNKCCHNFEVPPKYLNLIGTNNSYTLEENMDFIELDNCLSIFK, encoded by the exons ATGCAggctataaacaaaaatttccaGGCCACCAATTCAAATGCAAGCAAACTTTTAACTGATCTTGTATTTGgaataaattctttaaaatcaaaaataatatcCCCTGAAGACATAGTTGACGTTCTGAATACTGATTTTAAAGGACATGTCAAGAGGGATCTACCTTTGGGTTATGCATTCGAAATGTTgctcaaaaaaataaaggaaaatatttCCGATGAAATAGAAATGGAAATTCGATTTAGGTGCACGGAATTTATAATTTCACTTATAGATGAGCTTAGAAAGAG aTTACCAGAAAACTACCAAATATTAAAGCAAATCGACATTTTTTCTGTTGACAAAATATTGAACGCCAAAAAGGGCTCTGTTATTCAAATCCTAAACCTTTTCAAATTGCCTGTCACTCAGATTGAAGAGCTCATTCTGCAGTACAACACCATACATCTTTTGAAATGGGAAAATACCGATTGTACCTTGAAATTTTGGGCTGAAGCAAACAATTATGTGGATTCGGGAGGTAATCATCGATTTAAATCATTAGCTACTTTTGTCTTGAGCTTACTATCGCTACCGTGGTCAAACGCGGAAGTCGAACGAGTGTTTAGTCAGATGAACATTGTAAAATCAAAGCTGAGGAACTCAATGAACATAGACACACTTAATTCGATTTTACACATACg TTATGGATTGCgtagatcaaataaatgttgcCACAACTTTGAAGTGCCTCCAAagtatttgaatttaattggaACAAACAACTCCTATACTCTTGAGGAGAATATGGACTTTATTGAGCTTGATAATTGTCTatcaattttcaaataa